The proteins below come from a single Treponema phagedenis genomic window:
- a CDS encoding inner membrane CreD family protein: protein MSVKSIFAIGIIFIATSIGWMILGGTNLARTSGSSSKLRKSMRTLYGAELAVKAPKLCTKTENKTAYRSEEKPSFTYTYFYPAQSDVAIDIKLDRRKKGNLWFPTFKAHFSGTYTFKIDSIDTAQQYYLQANFGSADTIYNNVTVRLNEEPLQTLAPLIAQSDIPILLNSNGEFRLSIEYDTSGMETVYYYITPGHEEIIELKGFTCVITTDFADYDFPSTMLSPTTKEQNGKNARLTWNFNSTITGKDIGLIIPNKLNPGDIIPRVSFFAPVSLLFFFVVLLMLSVVYKQKIHPMHFFFLALTFFSFHLMFSYFSDQIDIYLSFFIASVVSLILSVSYVRHFLAKKIAYIILPLIQTIYLIIFSFSFFFDGKTGLIVTICAVITLFILMQITAKEDWDEVFGRK from the coding sequence GTGTCTGTTAAAAGCATTTTTGCAATCGGCATTATTTTTATCGCAACATCAATCGGCTGGATGATTTTAGGCGGTACAAACCTTGCGCGCACCTCCGGATCGTCAAGCAAGTTGCGGAAAAGTATGCGCACCCTGTACGGGGCTGAGCTTGCCGTCAAAGCCCCGAAACTGTGCACCAAAACGGAAAACAAAACCGCATACCGGTCTGAGGAAAAACCGTCTTTTACCTACACGTATTTTTATCCGGCTCAATCCGATGTTGCAATCGACATTAAGCTTGACAGAAGAAAAAAAGGGAATCTCTGGTTTCCGACCTTTAAGGCGCATTTTTCGGGTACCTATACTTTTAAAATAGATTCAATCGACACTGCGCAGCAATACTATTTGCAGGCAAACTTCGGCTCAGCGGATACAATATATAATAATGTAACCGTACGGCTGAACGAAGAGCCCCTGCAAACACTTGCTCCATTGATTGCTCAAAGCGATATCCCTATTTTGCTCAATTCCAACGGCGAGTTTCGCCTGTCTATAGAATATGATACGTCGGGGATGGAAACCGTGTACTATTATATTACGCCCGGCCATGAGGAAATCATAGAACTGAAGGGTTTTACTTGCGTAATTACAACGGATTTTGCCGATTATGATTTTCCGTCAACAATGCTTTCCCCGACCACAAAGGAGCAAAACGGCAAAAATGCCCGGCTTACGTGGAATTTTAACAGCACCATTACCGGAAAAGACATCGGGCTTATTATTCCGAACAAACTAAACCCGGGCGACATCATTCCAAGGGTTTCGTTTTTCGCCCCTGTTTCTTTGCTATTCTTTTTTGTCGTACTTTTGATGCTGAGCGTGGTATACAAACAAAAAATACACCCGATGCACTTTTTCTTTTTGGCGCTTACCTTTTTTTCTTTTCACCTCATGTTCTCGTATTTTTCAGACCAAATAGATATTTACCTCAGCTTTTTTATCGCTTCGGTTGTTTCTCTTATTTTAAGCGTAAGCTATGTGCGGCATTTTTTGGCAAAAAAAATCGCCTATATTATTCTGCCGCTGATACAAACAATTTACCTGATTATTTTCTCGTTTTCGTTTTTCTTTGACGGTAAAACCGGCTTAATCGTTACTATTTGTGCGGTCATAACTCTTTTCATCTTAATGCAAATAACCGCAAAAGAAGATTGGGACGAAGTTTTTGGACGAAAATAA
- a CDS encoding peptide ABC transporter substrate-binding protein, whose product MYKKKFFFIFLLCIPILSLLAEKSSSKNRLLDKAAETFTVHISNGIPNLHPHTSYSADEAQILTALFEGLVVYDPYTLQPLPALAESWTVSSNGLTWIFHIRKHICFQNGDPITAETFKRSWLNLLSPEFNLPYASLLDIVAGAKDYRTGVVKDENTVGISVEGSDKKTLVVTLIQPAKHFINILCHHAFSAVHPTEFKKTEKFFKLKDIPSAKEALNPIASGPFQIEKFSDNLLTLRTNPYYWDRQRVSIKNLNIILENSPEKSSDGFNAGSIHWLGGTVPLKLIADTTTVRVTPMFATEYFYFKVNAAPTDAELLRKALLLAIPYKELRADYLLPAQTLIFPLAGYPSVKGIDEYNFRKAQDTLSALKPNIANMPPIKILIPENAYYKKLAAILKNAWTKLLLPVEIWSIPFASYYDALKTGDYNVGIISWIGDFADPLAFLEMFKAHSSLNDSGWNNQKFEKRIEEASDENDFQKRYRLLADAEQILLDNAVILPLSHSPAINVIDLRSIGGWYPNAINIHPFKFIKFIIPAPLPGVVSAKDIETNYLTSSK is encoded by the coding sequence ATGTATAAAAAAAAATTCTTTTTTATCTTTTTACTCTGTATCCCCATACTTAGTCTTTTAGCGGAGAAGTCTTCGTCTAAAAATAGGTTACTTGATAAAGCTGCGGAAACTTTCACTGTTCATATTTCAAACGGAATACCGAATTTACACCCGCATACTTCATATAGTGCCGATGAAGCACAGATACTGACTGCTCTTTTTGAAGGTTTGGTTGTATATGATCCCTATACGCTGCAACCCTTGCCTGCCCTTGCGGAAAGCTGGACGGTCAGCTCAAACGGTTTAACGTGGATATTTCATATCAGAAAACATATTTGTTTTCAAAACGGAGATCCCATTACTGCGGAAACTTTTAAGCGTTCGTGGCTCAATCTTTTAAGTCCTGAATTCAATTTGCCCTATGCTTCATTGCTGGACATTGTTGCTGGAGCTAAAGATTATCGAACGGGAGTTGTAAAAGATGAAAACACGGTCGGTATTTCCGTTGAAGGAAGTGATAAGAAAACGCTTGTTGTTACGCTTATCCAACCTGCAAAACATTTTATTAATATCTTATGCCATCACGCATTTTCTGCCGTACATCCGACGGAATTTAAAAAAACAGAAAAGTTTTTTAAACTGAAGGATATTCCCTCTGCGAAAGAAGCCTTAAATCCTATTGCGAGTGGGCCTTTCCAAATAGAAAAATTCAGCGACAACTTACTTACACTGCGTACCAATCCTTATTATTGGGATAGACAGCGCGTAAGTATAAAAAATCTCAATATAATTTTAGAAAACAGTCCGGAAAAAAGCTCGGACGGTTTTAACGCAGGTTCAATTCATTGGCTTGGCGGAACGGTTCCGCTTAAACTGATTGCCGACACTACTACAGTCCGCGTTACCCCGATGTTTGCCACAGAATATTTTTATTTTAAAGTAAATGCTGCTCCCACCGATGCGGAACTTTTACGAAAAGCCCTTCTTTTAGCAATTCCGTACAAAGAACTGCGGGCGGACTATCTCTTACCGGCTCAAACACTTATTTTCCCATTGGCAGGCTATCCTTCCGTCAAAGGCATTGATGAATACAATTTTAGAAAAGCGCAGGATACACTTTCAGCACTGAAACCGAATATTGCAAACATGCCGCCGATAAAAATTCTTATACCGGAAAATGCCTATTATAAGAAACTTGCTGCAATACTCAAAAATGCATGGACAAAATTGCTCCTTCCGGTAGAAATCTGGTCTATTCCCTTTGCGTCATACTACGATGCTCTTAAAACAGGCGATTACAATGTCGGCATCATCTCATGGATCGGAGACTTTGCGGATCCCCTTGCTTTTCTTGAAATGTTTAAAGCTCATTCAAGTTTAAATGATTCCGGCTGGAATAATCAGAAGTTTGAAAAACGTATTGAAGAAGCAAGCGATGAAAATGACTTTCAAAAACGCTATCGCCTTCTTGCCGATGCGGAACAAATTCTTTTGGACAATGCCGTAATACTTCCGCTTTCTCATAGCCCCGCCATAAACGTAATTGACCTTCGGAGCATAGGCGGCTGGTATCCGAACGCAATCAATATTCATCCGTTTAAGTTTATCAAATTTATTATCCCTGCCCCCTTGCCCGGGGTTGTCAGCGCTAAGGATATCGAAACAAACTATCTTACATCCTCAAAATAA
- a CDS encoding flagellar filament outer layer protein FlaA has product MKKIIIVCLLTVAVLVSGFAQEEQSASEGQDLSTIDAADPSKIGNFSAEQRLKEVSVDKFETEGTWNVSMSSDEGVIQGRLFDGNPMNKKPIPEEEGLELADEKVFGAKISFYRRGYNSFEITAAKALPVEGITKTVSVWVVGRSYAHNLNLIVEDYWGQRFELYVGKLNFSGWKLMTVAVPPQHADGRSGIVQKDYHYGNHLGLKIVGFRVDCDPWDAYGKYYIYFDDLRAVTDLYEIDARDPDDMADNW; this is encoded by the coding sequence ATGAAGAAGATTATAATTGTATGTTTGCTTACGGTTGCTGTATTGGTATCCGGCTTCGCACAAGAAGAACAAAGCGCAAGTGAGGGACAGGATTTAAGTACCATTGATGCCGCAGATCCGTCAAAAATAGGAAATTTCTCCGCTGAGCAGCGTTTAAAAGAAGTTTCTGTTGATAAATTTGAAACCGAAGGAACTTGGAATGTTTCAATGTCGTCTGACGAGGGCGTTATTCAAGGCAGACTTTTTGACGGAAATCCGATGAATAAAAAACCGATCCCTGAAGAAGAGGGTTTGGAGCTTGCAGACGAGAAAGTTTTCGGTGCGAAGATTTCTTTTTATCGCCGAGGATATAATAGTTTTGAGATAACAGCGGCAAAGGCGCTTCCGGTTGAAGGAATTACTAAAACAGTCAGTGTTTGGGTTGTAGGAAGAAGCTATGCGCACAATTTGAATCTCATTGTAGAAGATTACTGGGGACAACGCTTTGAACTATATGTAGGAAAGTTAAACTTCTCCGGATGGAAGCTTATGACCGTTGCGGTACCGCCTCAGCATGCTGACGGAAGATCCGGTATTGTGCAAAAAGATTATCATTACGGAAATCACTTGGGATTAAAAATCGTAGGCTTTAGGGTGGACTGTGATCCCTGGGATGCTTACGGCAAGTATTACATCTATTTTGATGATTTAAGAGCTGTAACCGATCTATATGAAATCGATGCTCGCGATCCCGATGACATGGCTGATAACTGGTAA
- a CDS encoding flagellar filament outer layer protein FlaA, whose translation MKQGGLILAGFVLIFASMLPLAADSEVNYQTYMVDTFDTTEEWTWEAVGSKFVTEGYPVLKFFDGMPHAVRVMQSDPDAEYRFMGVQFKFNRQGDNWVDIVPMKDGKNYEIPLKGIVNRFDLWVWGAGYLYSMEMLVRDCNGRVHVLPLGPLNYQGWKNLAVKVPTNIPQASKYLSNVKYMSFVAFRIRTSPMERVDDFYIFIDQFKALTNVFVNSYDGFELEKANFQEENSNNEGESGK comes from the coding sequence ATGAAACAAGGCGGTTTAATTTTAGCGGGCTTTGTTCTGATTTTTGCATCGATGCTGCCTCTTGCAGCCGATAGCGAAGTAAATTATCAGACATACATGGTAGATACCTTTGATACCACTGAAGAGTGGACATGGGAAGCAGTAGGCAGTAAGTTTGTTACTGAAGGATATCCTGTCCTTAAGTTTTTTGACGGAATGCCTCATGCCGTTCGTGTTATGCAATCGGATCCCGATGCGGAATATCGCTTTATGGGAGTCCAGTTTAAGTTTAACCGACAAGGAGACAACTGGGTTGACATTGTTCCGATGAAAGACGGAAAAAATTATGAAATCCCGTTAAAAGGTATTGTCAACAGGTTTGACTTGTGGGTTTGGGGTGCCGGTTATTTGTACTCAATGGAAATGTTGGTAAGAGACTGTAACGGGCGCGTACATGTCTTGCCGCTTGGTCCGCTTAATTATCAAGGTTGGAAAAATCTTGCGGTAAAAGTTCCCACGAATATCCCTCAAGCATCAAAATATCTTAGCAATGTTAAATACATGAGTTTTGTTGCGTTCAGAATACGAACCAGTCCAATGGAACGCGTTGATGACTTCTATATTTTCATTGATCAGTTTAAAGCTCTTACCAATGTATTTGTCAATTCGTACGACGGCTTTGAGCTTGAAAAAGCGAATTTCCAAGAAGAAAATTCCAATAATGAAGGAGAAAGCGGTAAATGA